The Primulina tabacum isolate GXHZ01 chromosome 16, ASM2559414v2, whole genome shotgun sequence genome window below encodes:
- the LOC142530114 gene encoding uncharacterized protein LOC142530114, which produces MNFFKSILSDDPDPPKSAAMDPGPAVKPPHDDRHQSGVTQDDSSDGWSFGGLIKTISTRSESVMETYRRDLKEFGLGLKKETEIIRDAASRAVVDLPASLEAGASAAQGALDGVMKSTAEIISKETNFFISDGESETPETNRSLNTGRYSRFEAQLSAIQSDLSTFCDEPEDVEEYKRWKLEFQLIERTDEIGGLIGDDGILESVYRKIVPREVGQETFWCRYFYRVDKLKQQERVRANLVKRAIAVDDDDEELSWDVEDDEDGASGSESVVKAKGGDDKGASNGSLKSLEKLESSNGPLLDVKEMKDFNLGDGSKDEVVESSKESVKEPSLSEKELKSDEVEVKRDGDVKNELIVEKKNNEKVGAEEQGETGECWKGNDASLVLSHKLKVEEEEDLGWDEIEDVGSGDEKKILAASHDERPKSEDMRKKLSITEDDEDLNWDIEDDDERAKA; this is translated from the coding sequence atgaatttcttcaagtccATCTTATCTGACGATCCGGACCCTCCCAAATCCGCTGCGATGGACCCGGGTCCCGCCGTCAAACCACCGCATGACGACCGCCATCAGAGCGGCGTCACACAGGATGATTCTTCTGATGGATGGAGTTTCGGTGGTTTGATCAAGACAATATCAACACGATCTGAATCGGTGATGGAAACATACCGTAGAGATCTAAAGGAATTTGGTTTGGGTCTGAAGAAGGAGACCGAAATCATCCGAGACGCTGCGAGCAGGGCGGTGGTGGATCTCCCTGCTTCTTTGGAAGCTGGTGCTTCAGCCGCACAAGGCGCGCTGGATGGGGTGATGAAATCCACGGCCGAAATTATTTCTAaggaaacaaatttttttatttcggATGGGGAATCGGAGACGCCTGAAACTAATAGGAGCTTGAATACGGGTAGGTATAGTCGGTTTGAGGCACAGTTGAGTGCGATTCAGAGTGATTTGAGCACTTTCTGCGATGAGCCGGAGGATGTGGAGGAGTATAAGAGGTGGAAGTTGGAATTTCAGTTGATCGAGAGGACGGATGAAATTGGGGGTTTGATTGGGGATGATGGAATCTTGGAGAGTGTTTATAGGAAGATTGTGCCGAGGGAAGTTGGTCAAGAGACCTTTTGGTGCCGATACTTTTATAGAGTTGATAAGCTCAAGCAGCAGGAGAGGGTGAGAGCTAATCTTGTTAAAAGGGCTATTGcagttgatgatgatgatgaagaattATCCTGGGACGTTGAGGATGATGAAGATGGTGCGAGTGGAAGTGAGAGTGTTGTGAAGGCGAAAGGTGGAGATGATAAGGGAGCGAGTAATGGAAGTTTGAAGTCTTTGGAAAAACTTGAGAGTTCAAATGGCCCTCTGCTAGATGTCAAGGAAATGAAAGATTTCAATCTGGGCGATGGCAGTAAGGACGAAGTGGTGGAGTCAAGTAAGGAAAGTGTCAAAGAGCCGTCTTTGAGCGAAAAAGAACTGAAGTCTGATGAAGTTGAAGTGAAGAGAGATGGAGATGTGAAGAATGAACTAATTGTTGAAAAAAAGAACAATGAGAAAGTGGGTGCAGAGGAGCAGGGCGAAACAGGTGAATGTTGGAAAGGAAATGATGCTTCTTTGGTGTTGAGTCATAAATTgaaggtggaggaggaggaagaTCTGGGGTGGGATGAGATCGAGGATGTAGGAAGTGGCGATGAGAAGAAAATTTTGGCTGCTAGTCATGATGAGAGACCAAAATCCGAGGATATGAGGAAGAAGTTGAGCATTACAGAGGACGATGAGGATTTGAATTGGGACattgaagatgatgatgagCGAGCAAAAGCTTGA
- the LOC142530115 gene encoding elongation factor Tu, mitochondrial-like codes for MASVVVRNPNSKRVITLMPRIYSSCYRGSAVSSPFSASESSIYSTSVCNPWWRSMATFTRTKPHVNVGTIGHVDHGKTTLTAAITRVLSEEGHAKAVAFDEIDKAPEEKKRGITIATAHVEYETAKRHYAHVDCPGHADYVKNMITGAAQMDGGILVVSAPDGPMPQTKEHILLARQVGVPSLVCFLNKVDAVDDPELLELVEMELRELLSFYKFPGDEIPIVRGSALSALEGTNEEIGKMAILKLMDAVDSYIPDPIRVLDKPFLMPVEDVFTIQGRGTVATGRVEQGIIKPGEEVEILGLSLNKLKTTVTGVEMFKKTLDFGQAGDNVGLLLRGLKRDDIQRGMVIAKPSTLKTYTKFEAEIYVLTKEEGGRHTAFFSNYRPQFYMRTADVTGKVELPENVKMVMPGDNVTAVFELIYPVPLEAGQRFALREGGRTVGAGVVSKVMS; via the exons ATGGCGTCGGTGGTTGTCCGGAACCCGAATTCGAAGCGGGTGATCACACTCATGCCGAGAATCTACTCGTCGTGTTACCGAGGGTCCGCTGTCTCTTCGCCTTTTTCTGCATCGGAATCCAGTATCTATTCCACCTCCGTATGCAATCCCTGGTGGAGATCCATGGCTACCTTTACTCGCAC AAAGCCTCATGTAAATGTGGGAACGATTGGGCATGTTGACCATGGAAAAACTACATTAACCGCAGCGATCACCAGG GTCTTGTCAGAAGAAGGTCATGCTAAAGCTGTTGCCTTTGATGAAATTGATAAAGCCCCTGAAGAGAAAAAGAGAGGGATCACAATTGCCACG GCTCATGTAGAGTACGAAACAGCAAAGAGACATTATGCTCATGTTGACTGTCCTGGACATGCTGATTATGTGAAG AACATGATTACTGGTGCTGCTCAAATGGATGGGGGTATCCTTGTTGTGTCTGCCCCTGATGGTCCGATGCCACAAACTAAGGAACACATTCTGCTCGCACGCCAG GTTGGTGTGCCATCGCTTGTGTGCTTCCTTAATAAAGTTGATGCTGTGGATGACCCAGAATTGCTGGAACTTGTGGAAATGGAACTACGTG AACTGCTAAGCTTCTACAAGTTTCCTGGTGATGAGATTCCAATTGTCCGAGGATCGGCTCTGTCTGCTTTAGAGGGGACGAATGAGGAAATAGGGAAAATGGCTATATTAAAGTTAATGGATGCTGTAGATTCATATATTCCAGATCCAATACGTGTACTTGATAAGCCTTTCCTGATGCCCGTGGAAGATGTTTTTACTATTCAG ggGCGTGGAACTGTTGCGACGGGCCGTGTTGAACAGGGAATAATCAAACCAGGGGAAGAAGTAGAAATTTTGGGGCTCTCGCTG AACAAACTAAAAACTACGGTAACTGGTGTAGAGATGTTCAAGAAGACTCTGGATTTTGGTCAG GCCGGTGACAATGTGGGTCTGCTATTGCGTGGCTTGAAACGTGATGATATACAACGAGGAATG GTGATTGCAAAACCCAGTACTCTTAAAACCTACACAAAATTTGAGGCAGAAATATATGTCCTCACAAAAGAGGAAGGGGGTCGTCATACCGCTTTCTTTTCGAATTATAGACCTCAATTCTACATGAGGACAGCTGATGTCACTGGTAAAGTCGAGTTGCCAGAAAATGTGAAGATGGTTATGCCCGGGGACAATGTAACTGCTGTTTTCGAGCTTATCTACCCAGTTCCTCTTGAAGCAG GCCAAAGATTTGCCCTGAGAGAGGGTGGCCGAACAGTTGGTGCTGGAGTTGTTTCAAAAGTTATGAGCTGA
- the LOC142529306 gene encoding uncharacterized protein LOC142529306 isoform X2 — MPAPERGLEITSGLLDRHNLITLESAFKRPTGIQGFEPSGFGIADKCKSQEKILKLLASGSMGVENGSLDLSLLHDLMGHLDFAPFSQQFLVYPTGEFYFNESSVEYSCDLDGQQQNYFGNEMNDVFHEISSVYSSKNTNKSSKQTMLVPFFERRKRAQASAIASNLLTEKAGPLKSHEKVRRKASEKKSPTRSIKEREKSHVHMCEILLSILVNKEQWQTKNTIHLLKKFSPPLPEMLTQCSATIAGAGIAVILSVLCRVACNRVPFCASKVLSTGLGLGLISLSWAVQKLRDTVNSIGKISGKMSEKEDEMMNCLGRNMKDMYYRGAALMVVVVLRVVV, encoded by the exons ATGCCTGCACCAGAAAGAGGATTGGAAATTACCAGTGGATTGTTAGACCGTCATAACTTGATCACACTGGAGTCGGCTTTTAAAAGGCCTACTGGCATTCAAG GCTTCGAACCTTCTGGCTTTGGGATCGCCGATAAATGTAAAAGTCAGGAAAAGATCTTGAAATTACTTGCCTCTGGATCAATGGGAGTAGAAAATGGTTCGCTTGATTTGTCTTTGCTCCACGATTTGATGGGGCATCTAGATTTTGCACCATTTTCTCAGCAGTTTCTTGTATATCCAACCGGGGAATTCTACTTCAATGAATCCTCTGTGGAATATTCGTGTGATCTTGATGGTCAACAACAGAACTATTTtgggaatgagatgaatgatgtATTTCACGAAATATCTAGCGTTTACTCGTCAAAAAATACGAATAAATCCAGTAAGCAGACTATGCTGGTCCCTTTCTTTGAAAG GCGGAAAAGAGCACAAGCCAGCGCTATAGCATCCAATCTTCTAACTGAGAAAGCAGGACCTTTGAAGAG CCACGAAAAAGTGAGGAGAAAGGCATCAGAGAAGAAGAGCCCTACAAGAAGCATTAAAGAGAGGGAAAAGAGCCACGTTCACATGTGTGAAATTCTTTTGTCCATTCTTGTCAACAAAGAGCAGTGGCAGACCAAAAACACTATCCACTTGTTGAAGAAATTCAGTCCCCCGCTGCCTGAGATGCTAACCCAATGCTCCGCCACCATTGCTGGAGCTGGTATTGCTGTCATTTTATCAGTACTATGCCGTGTAGCCTGTAATAGGGTACCCTTTTGTGCATCTAAGGTTCTGAGTACTGGATTGGGGTTGGGGCTTATTTCGCTCTCGTGGGCTGTACAAAAACTGAGAGATACGGTGAATTCTATCGGCAAAATTTCTGGCAAGATGAGCGAAAAAGAAGATGAAATGATGAATTGTTTGGGGAGAAATATGAAGGATATGTACTATCGTGGAGCGGCCTTGATGGTGGTAGTTGTTCTGAGGGTGGTGGTCTGA
- the LOC142529306 gene encoding uncharacterized protein LOC142529306 isoform X1, which yields MPAPERGLEITSGLLDRHNLITLESAFKRPTGIQGFEPSGFGIADKCKSQEKILKLLASGSMGVENGSLDLSLLHDLMGHLDFAPFSQQFLVYPTGEFYFNESSVEYSCDLDGQQQNYFGNEMNDVFHEISSVYSSKNTNKSSKQTMLVPFFERRKRAQASAIASNLLTEKAGPLKSSHEKVRRKASEKKSPTRSIKEREKSHVHMCEILLSILVNKEQWQTKNTIHLLKKFSPPLPEMLTQCSATIAGAGIAVILSVLCRVACNRVPFCASKVLSTGLGLGLISLSWAVQKLRDTVNSIGKISGKMSEKEDEMMNCLGRNMKDMYYRGAALMVVVVLRVVV from the exons ATGCCTGCACCAGAAAGAGGATTGGAAATTACCAGTGGATTGTTAGACCGTCATAACTTGATCACACTGGAGTCGGCTTTTAAAAGGCCTACTGGCATTCAAG GCTTCGAACCTTCTGGCTTTGGGATCGCCGATAAATGTAAAAGTCAGGAAAAGATCTTGAAATTACTTGCCTCTGGATCAATGGGAGTAGAAAATGGTTCGCTTGATTTGTCTTTGCTCCACGATTTGATGGGGCATCTAGATTTTGCACCATTTTCTCAGCAGTTTCTTGTATATCCAACCGGGGAATTCTACTTCAATGAATCCTCTGTGGAATATTCGTGTGATCTTGATGGTCAACAACAGAACTATTTtgggaatgagatgaatgatgtATTTCACGAAATATCTAGCGTTTACTCGTCAAAAAATACGAATAAATCCAGTAAGCAGACTATGCTGGTCCCTTTCTTTGAAAG GCGGAAAAGAGCACAAGCCAGCGCTATAGCATCCAATCTTCTAACTGAGAAAGCAGGACCTTTGAAGAG CAGCCACGAAAAAGTGAGGAGAAAGGCATCAGAGAAGAAGAGCCCTACAAGAAGCATTAAAGAGAGGGAAAAGAGCCACGTTCACATGTGTGAAATTCTTTTGTCCATTCTTGTCAACAAAGAGCAGTGGCAGACCAAAAACACTATCCACTTGTTGAAGAAATTCAGTCCCCCGCTGCCTGAGATGCTAACCCAATGCTCCGCCACCATTGCTGGAGCTGGTATTGCTGTCATTTTATCAGTACTATGCCGTGTAGCCTGTAATAGGGTACCCTTTTGTGCATCTAAGGTTCTGAGTACTGGATTGGGGTTGGGGCTTATTTCGCTCTCGTGGGCTGTACAAAAACTGAGAGATACGGTGAATTCTATCGGCAAAATTTCTGGCAAGATGAGCGAAAAAGAAGATGAAATGATGAATTGTTTGGGGAGAAATATGAAGGATATGTACTATCGTGGAGCGGCCTTGATGGTGGTAGTTGTTCTGAGGGTGGTGGTCTGA